In one window of Onychomys torridus chromosome 5, mOncTor1.1, whole genome shotgun sequence DNA:
- the Ankrd11 gene encoding ankyrin repeat domain-containing protein 11 isoform X2 — MESRKTRTQMPPAQSMLWYCKAGTVLEAPWHEMEVPRSKKKEKQGPERKRIKKEPVARKSGLLFGMGLSGIRAGYPLSERQQVALLMQMTAEESANSPVDTTPKHPSQSTVCQKGTPNSASKTKDKVNKRNERGETRLHRAAIRGDARRIKELISEGADVNVKDFAGWTALHEACNRGYYDIAKQLLAAGAEVNTKGLDDDTPLHDAANNGHYKVVKLLLRYGGNPQQSNRKGETPLKVANSPTMVNLLLGKGTYTSSEESSTESSEEEDAPSFAPSSSVDGNNTDSEFEKGLKLKAKNPEPQKTVTPVKDEYEFDEDDEQDRVPPVDDKHLLKKDYRKETKSNSFISIPKMEVKSYSKNNTLAPKKAAHRILSDTSDEEDVSVAMGAGEKLRLSAHTMLPSSKARESSSSRQQKEKNKLKKKRKKETKGKEVRFGKRNDKFCSSGSESESSESDEDDGDSVGSSSCLKGSPLVLKDPSLFSSLSASSTSSHGSAVAQKHSSGHTDQHTKHWRTDNWKAISSPAWSEVSSLSDSSRTGLTSESDCSSEGSSVESLKPTRRKQEHRKRGGLQSMPPEKRNTFHPCTDGAVPKLDKEGKVVKKHKTKHKHKNKEKGQCSVSQELKLKSFTYEYEDSKQKSDKAILLDNDISTENKLKVLKHDRDHFKKEDKLGKMKAEDKEWLFKDEKALKRIKDANKDINRSFREEKDRPSKAEREKSAKEKSPKEEKLRLYKEERKKRSKDRPSKLEKKNDIKEDKVSKEKDKAFKEDKEKLKKEKVYREDATFDDYCNKSQFLEHEDTKFSLSDDQQERWFSDLSDSSFDFKGEDSWDSPVTDYRDIKNDSVAKLILETVKEDNKEKKRDNKTREKRDFRDSFFRKKDRDYLDKNSEKRRDQTEKHKSIPSYLSEKDKKRRESAEVARDRRDTLEGSRERRDGRMRSEEVPREDLKECGCESTFKDRSDCDFTKSLEPWERPHAAREKEKKDVPEKERKEKGRAEKYKDKSSERDRNEKSILEKCQKDKEFEKCFKEKKDGKEKHKDIHSKDRKSSLDQMREKKEKMFPSIISEDFSEKKDDKKGKEKSWYIADIFTDESEDEKDDYMASSFKVGEASDIQRVDSLQEKEDGREHPSDRHRKSSSDRQHTEKPRDKEPKEKKKDRGVVEVGKDKKEKIFEKHKEKKDKECTEKYKDRKDRASVDSAQEKKNKQKLPEKVEKKHFAEDKAKSKHKEKPEKEHSRERKSSRGPEMEKSLLEKLEEEALHDYREDSNDKISEVSSDSFADHGQEPGLSTLLEVSFSEPPPEDKARESTCLSEKLREKERHRHSSSSSKKSHERERAKKDKADKKEKSEDYKDSSSGSRKDSSQYEKDFLDPDTYGVAYTTKADIDEELDKAIELFSSEKKERNDSEREPAKKIEKELKPYGSSTISILKEKKKREKHREKWRDEKEKHRDKHVDGFLRHHKDEPKPAAKDKDSPPNSFKEKSRDESLKLSETKLKEKLKENTEREKGDPLKMSNGNDKLLPSRDSSKKDIRPREKLLGDGDLMMTSFERMLSQKDLEIEERHKRHKERMKQMEKMRHRSGDPKLKEKKPTDDGRKKSLDLPSKKALGLDPPSKDKKLKESAPMLPTGESKPHSGHTLGTESKDWLAGQGQPLKEVLPASPRTEQGRPTGVPTPTSVVSCPSYEEVMHTPRTPSCSADDYPDLVFDCTDSQHSMPVSTTSTSACSPPFFDRFSVASSVVSENPGQTPTRPVSTNLYRSISVDIRRTPEEEFSVGDKLFRQQSVPAASSFDSPVQHLLEEKAPLPPVPAEKFACLSPGYYSPDYGIPSPKVDTLHCPPTAVVNATPPPDSVFSSLPAKSSPSPRGELLTPAIEGALPPDLGLPLDATEDQQATAAILPPEPSYLEPLDEGPFSTVITEEPVEWTHTAAEQALSSTLIASASENPVSWPVGSELLLKSPQRFADSPKHFCPGESLHSTTPGPFSAAEPTYPVSPVTYPLPAPEAGLEEVKDGGTGAIPVAISAAEGAAPYAAPTRLESFFSNCKSLPDTPLDTAPEPTCVTTVAQVDALGPLESGFLDSNHGISALSQVEPVPWHEAFTNPEDDLDLGPFSLPELPLQAKDASDVEAEAVEGGPVPPVESSAGPTGVLSSGEISATAAEEQPAPPPEEASPQLSTEPEPTEEPKLDVVLEATVETEVLADDSAPEASVSSLMPAPSPPEQHPLRGGDEETETGDPPAPCCAPDGPTTDSLTQAHSAEATCDVAAAEGSPGNIQSEATDPEPKPVAEVPKTPKVEEVPQRMTRNRAQMLASQSKQSIPPTEKDPMPAPTSRAKGRASEEEDAQAQHPRKRRFQRSSQQLQQQLNTSTQQTREVIQQTLAAIVDAIKLDAIEPYHSDRSNPYFEYLQIRKKIEEKRKILCCITPQAPQCYAEYVTYTGSYLLDGKPLSKLHIPVIAPPPSLAEPLKELFKQQEAVRGKLRLQHSIEREKLIVSCEQEILRVHCRAARTIANQAVPFSACTMLLDSEVYNMPLESQGDENKSVRDRFNARQFISWLQDVDDKYDRMKTCLLMRQQHEAAALNAVQRMEWQLKAQELDPAGHKSLCVNEVPSFYVPMVDVNDDFVLLPA, encoded by the exons ATGGAGAGCAGAAAGACTCGGACTCAG ATGCCTCCAGCTCAGTCCATGTTGTGGTACTGCAAGGCTGGTACGGTCCTCGAAGCACCATGGCATGAAATGGAGGTTCCTAGAAGCAAGAAGAAAG AGAAGCAGGGTCCCGAGCGGAAGAGGATCAAGAAGGAGCCTGTTGCCCGGAAGTCCGGGCTACTGTTCGGCATGGGGCTGTCTGGGATCCGAGCTGGATACCCTCTCTCTGAACGTCAACAGGTGGCTCTGCTCATGCAGATGACTGCTGAGGAGTCTGCAAATAGCCCAG TAGACACAACACCAAAGCACCCCTCCCAGTCTACAGTGTGTCAGAAGGGGACCCccaactctgcctcaaaaaccaaagatAAGGTAAACAAGAGAAATGAACGAGGAGAGACACGTCTGCACCGAGCAGCTATCCGAGGTGATGCCCGGCGCATCAAGGAGCTCATCAGCGAGGGTGCAGATGTCAATGTCAAGGACTTTGCAG GCTGGACTGCACTGCATGAGGCGTGTAACCGGGGCTATTACGACATCGCCAAGCAACTGTTAGCTGCTGGTGCAGAGGTGAACACTAAGGGCCTGGATGATGACACACCTTTGCATGATGCTGCCAACAACGGGCACTACAAG GTGGTGAAGTTGTTGTTACGATATGGCGGAAACCCTCAGCAAAGCAACAGGAAAGGCGAGACACCGTTGAAAGTAGCCAATTCCCCAACGATGGTGAATCTCCTGTTAGGCAAAGGCACATACACTTCCAGTGAGGAGAGCTCCACTG AGAGCTCTGAAGAGGAGGATGCCCCATCATTTGCACCTTCCAGCTCCGTTGATGGCAATAACACAGACTCGGAGTTTGAGAAAGGCCTCAAGCTTAAGGCTAAGAATCCGGAGCCCCAAAAAACTGTGACCCCTGTCAAGGATGAGTATGAGTTTGATGAGGATGATGAGCAAGACAGGGTTCCTCCAGTGGATGACAAGCACTTGCTGAAGAAAGACTATAGGAAAGAAACTAAATCAAACAGTTTCATTTCCATACCCAAAATGGAAGTTAAGAGTTACTCAAAAAACAACACGCTTGCACCAAAGAAGGCAGCCCATCGCATCTTGTCAGATACTTCAGATGAAGAGGATGTGAGTGttgccatgggggctggagagaaactgAGGTTGTCAGCACACACAATGCTACCTAGTAGTAAGGCTAGAGAGTCTTCTAGTTCtaggcagcagaaagaaaaaaataaattgaaaaagaaacgaaagaaagaaacaaaaggcaaAGAAGTTCGGTTTGGAAAGAGGAATGACAAGTTCTGTTCCTCCGGGTCAGAAAGTGAGTCCTCAGAGAGTGATGAGGATGATGGGGACTCTGTGGGGAGCTCAAGCTGCCTCAAGGGGTCCCCGCTGGTGCTGAAGGACCCCTCTCTGTTCAGCTCACTGTCTGCCTCTTCCACCTCGTCTCATGGTAGTGCTGTGGCCCAGAAACACAGCTCTGGCCACACGGACCAGCACACTAAGCACTGGCGCACTGACAATTGGAAAGCCATTTCTTCCCCAGCCTGGTCTGAGGTCAGCTCTTTGTCAGACTCCTCAAGGACGGGACTGACCAGTGAGTCTGACTGCTCTTCTGAGGGCTCCAGTGTGGAATCTCTGAAGCCTACTAGGAGGAAGCAGGAACACCGTAAAAGGGGTGGCCTACAGAGCATGCCACCTGAGAAGAGAAACACCTTCCACCCCTGTACAGACGGAGCTGTCCCCAAGTTGGACAAGGAAGGGAAAGTagtcaaaaaacacaaaacaaaacacaaacacaaaaacaaagagaaaggacaATGTTCAGTCAGCCAAGAACTTAAACTGAAAAGCTTTACGTACGAATATGAGGACTCCAAGCAAAAGTCAGATAAGGCCATCCTCTTAGATAACGACATTTCCACTGAAAATAAGTTAAAAGTGTTGAAACACGACAGAGACCATTTTAAGAAAGAAGATAAACTTGGGAAGATGAAGGCAGAGGACAAAGAGTGGCTCTTTAAGGATGAGAAGGCACTAAAGAGAATCAAGGATGCCAATAAAGACATCAACAGATCTTTCCGGGAAGAAAAAGACCGTCCCAGTAAGGCAGAAAGGGAGAAGTCTGCAAAGGAAAAGTCTCCcaaggaggagaaactgagattgtacaaagaggaaaggaagaaaaggtccAAAGACCGACCTTCCAAGTTAGAGAAGAAGAATGACATAAAAGAGGACAAGGTTTCCAAGGAGAAAGACAAGGCCTTCAAAGAGgataaagaaaaactgaaaaaggaaaaggTGTACAGGGAAGATGCTACTTTTGATGACTATTGTAACAAAAGTCAGTTTCTGGAGCATGAGGACACCAAGTTCAGCCTTTCTGATGACCAACAAGAGAGGTGGTTTTCTGACTTATCTGATTCCTCTTTTGATTTCAAAGGAGAGGACAGTTGGGACTCTCCAGTAACAGACTATAGAGACATTAAGAATGACTCGGTGGCCAAACTTATCCTGGAAACAGTCAAAGAAGACAATAAGGAAAAGAAGCGTGACAACAAAACCCGGGAAAAGCGAGACTTTAGAGATTCTTTCTTCCGAAAGAAAGACAGGGACTATCTAGACAAGAACtctgagaagaggagagaccAAACAGAAAAGCATAAAAGCATCCCCAGCTATCTCTCTGAGAAAGATAAGAAGAGGCGGGAGTCTGCTGAAGTAGCCCGGGACAGGAGGGATACCCTAGAGGGCTCCCGGGAGCGGAGGGATGGGCGTATGCGATCTGAGGAGGTCCCTAGGGAGGACCTCAAGGAGTGTGGCTGTGAGAGCACTTTCAAGGACAGATCAGACTGTGACTTCACCAAGAGCCTGGAGCCCTGGGAGCGGCCCCATGCAGCacgggaaaaagaaaaaaaggatgtcccagaaaaggagaggaaggaaaagggcaGGGCAGAAAAGTACAAAGACAAATccagtgagagagacagaaatgagaaGTCTATCCTTGAGAAGtgtcagaaagacaaagaatttgaaaaatgtttcaaagagaagaaagatggcaAGGAAAAGCATAAAGACATACACAGCAAAGACAGAAAGTCATCTCTCGaccaaatgagagagaaaaaggagaagatgttCCCAAGCATCATCTCAGAAGActtctcagaaaaaaaggacgataaaaagggaaaggagaagagcTGGTACATTGCAGACATATTCACAGATGAAAGTGAAGATGAGAAAGACGATTACATGGCCAGCAGCTTCAAGGTTGGAGAGGCCAGTGACATACAGAGAGTGGATAGCCTCCAGGAGAAGGAGGATGGAAGAGAACATCCttcagacagacacaggaagtcCTCTTCTGACAGGCAGCACACAGAAAAGCCGAGAGACAAAGAGcccaaggaaaagaagaaggacagaggagtTGTGGAAGTGGGGAAGGACAAGAAGGAAAAGATCTTTGAGaagcacaaagaaaagaaagataaagagtgTACAGAAAAGTACAAGGACAGGAAAGACAGAGCTTCTGTCGACTCtgcccaagaaaagaaaaataaacagaagctcCCTGAAAAGGTGGAGAAAAAGCACTTTGCTGAAGACAAGGCCAAGAGTAAGCACAAggaaaagccagagaaggagcaCTCCCGAGAAAGAAAGTCTTCACGAGGCCCTGAAATGGAGAAGAGCCTTctggagaagctggaggaagAGGCTCTGCATGACTACCGTGAAGACTCCAATGACAAGATCAGTGAAGTCTCCTCGGACAGCTTTGCTGACCATGGGCAAGAACCCGGCCTGAGCACACTTCTGGAGGTATCCTTTTCTGAGCCACCACCAGAGGACAAGGCCAGGGAGAGTACCTGCCTCTCAGAGAagttgagggagaaagagaggcacAGACATTCCTCCTCATCCTCAAAGAAAAGCCATGAGCGTGAGAGAGCCAAGAAAGACAAGgcagacaagaaagagaagagtgaGGACTACAAGGACAGTAGCAGTGGCTCCAGGAAGGACTCCAGCCAGTATGAGAAGGACTTCTTAGATCCAGACACTTACGGGGTTGCCTACACCACAAAAGCTGACATCGATGAGGAGCTAGATAAAGCCATTGAattgttttcttcagaaaagaaagaaagaaatgattctgAAAGAGAACCTGCAAAGAAGATAGAAAAGGAACTAAAGCCGTATGGGTCAAGTACCATCAGCATCctaaaggagaagaagaagagagagaagcataGGGAGAAGTGGAGAGATGAGAAGGAGAAACACAGGGACAAGCATGTAGACGGGTTCCTGAGACACCACAAGGATGAGCCAAAGCCTGCAGCCAAAGATAAGGACAGCCCTCCCAACTCCTTTAAGGAGAAGTCCAGGGACGAAAGCCTGAAGCTCAGTGAGACCAAGCTGAAGGAGAAATTGAAGGAGAACACAGAGCGAGAAAAGGGGGACCCCTTGAAGATGAGCAATGGGAATGACAAGCTCCTGCCATCTAGAGACTCAAGCAAGAAAGACATCAGGCCCCGAGAGAAGCTCCTGGGAGATGGTGACCTCATGATGACAAGTTTTGAAAGGATGCTCTCCCAGAAAGATCTTGAGATTGAGGAGCGCCACAAGCGGCATAAGGAGCGCATGAAGCAGATGGAGAAGATGCGGCATAGGTCTGGAGACCCCAAGCTCAAAGAGAAGAAGCCCACCGATGATGGACGCAAAAAGAGCCTGGACCTTCCCTCCAAGAAAGCGCTGGGCCTAGACCCTCCTTCTAAAGACAAAAAGCTCAAGGAGTCAGCTCCTATGCTGCCCACTGGTGAAAGCAAGCCACACTCTGGACACACACTGGGTACAGAGTCCAAAGACTGGCTAGCTGGGCAAGGGCAACCCTTGAAGGAGGTTCTACCTGCTTCACCCCGGACTGAGCAGGGCCGACCCACTGGGGTGCCTACCCCCACCTCAGTGGTGTCATGCCCCAGCTATGAGGAGGTGATGCACACACCCAGGACCCCATCCTGCAGTGCTGATGATTACCCTGACCTGGTGTTTGACTGCACTGACTCCCAACATTCAATGCCTGTCTCCACCACATCCACCAGCGCCTGCTCTCCACCCTTTTTTGACAGGTTCTCTGTGGCTTCCAGTGTGGTTTCAGAAAACCCAGGCCAGACGCCTACAAGGCCTGTCTCCACAAACCTGTATCGCTCAATCTCTGTGGATATCAGAAGGACACCCGAAGAAGAATTCAGTGTTGGGGACAAGCTGTTCAGGCAGCAGAGTGTTCCTGCTGCCTCTAGTTTTGATTCCCCAGTACAGCACTTACTGGAAGAAAAGGCTCCTCTGCCACCAGTTCCTGCAGAGAAGTTTGCCTGCTTGTCCCCTGGGTACTATTCCCCAGACTATGGTATCCCCTCGCCTAAGGTGGACACCCTGCATTGTCCACCAACAGCTGTGGTCAATGCCACACCACCCCCAGATAGCGTCTTCTCCAGCCTACCAGCAAAGTCTTCCCCTTCCCCAAGAGGTGAACTGTTGACCCCAGCCATTGAGGGGGCCCTGCCCCCAGATCTAGGCCTACCTCTGGATGCCACAGAGGACCAGCAGGCCACAGCTGCCATCCTTCCCCCAGAGCCTAGCTATCTGGAACCCCTGGATGAGGGCCCCTTCAGCACAGTTATTACCGAGGAACCTGTTGAGTGGACACACACTGCTGCTGAGCAGGCCCTTTCTTCCACCCTTATTGCTAGTGCCTCGGAAAACCCTGTCAGCTGGCCTGTGGGCTCTGAACTTCTGCTAAAGTCTCCACAGAGGTTTGCAGATTCCCCAAAACATTTTTGCCCTGGAGAGTCCCTCCACTCCACCACCCCAGGGCCCTTCAGTGCTGCAGAGCCCACATACCCTGTCTCTCCAGTAACTTACCCTTTGCCAGCTCCTGAGGCAGGCTTAGAGGAAGTCAAAGATGGTGGGACAGGAGCAATCCCAGTGGCCATTTCTGCTGCAGAAGGGGCTGCTCCTTATGCTGCTCCCACCAGGCTGGAATCCTTCTTCAGCAACTGTAAATCACTCCCAGATACACCCCTGGACACAGCCCCTGAGCCTACATGTGTTACTACTGTGGCTCAGGTAGACGCTCTGGGACCCTTAGAGAGTGGTTTCCTAGACAGCAATCATGGTATATCTGCCCTCAGCCAGGTAGAACCAGTGCCATGGCACGAAGCTTTTACCAACCCTGAGGATGACCTCGACCTAGGGCCTTTCTCACTGCCAGAGCTCCCTCTCCAGGCCAAAGATGCTTCAGATGTTGAGGCAGAAGCTGTGGAGGGCGGTCCTGTTCCTCCAGTAGAGAGCTCTGCAGGTCCTACTGGGGTCCTCAGCAGTGGGGAGATCTCTGCCACAGCAGCTGAGGAACAACCAGCCCCGCCTCCTGAGGAAGCATCGCCTCAGCTCTCCACTGAGCCTGAGCCCACAGAGGAGCCAAAGCTAGATGTAGTTCTAGAAGCTACGGTGGAAACAGAGGTCCTTGCAGATGACAGTGCCCCTGAAGCTTCAGTCTCCAGTTTGATGCCGGCACCCAGTCCCCCTGAACAGCACCCCCTGAGAGGTGGTGATGAAGAGACTGAAACTGGAGACCCTCCTGCTCCCTGCTGTGCCCCCGATGGCCCCACCACAGATAGCTTGACACAGGCACACAGTGCAGAGGCCACCTGtgatgtggctgcagctgaagggTCCCCAGGCAACATTCAGTCAGAGGCTACAGACCCAGAGCCCAAACCTGTAGCCGAAGTCCCCAAGACTCCCAAGGTGGAAGAAGTTCCTCAGCGCATGACCAGGAACCGTGCCCAGATGCTGGCAAGCCAGAGCAAGCAGAGCATACCTCCAACAGAGAAGGATCCAATGCCTGCCCCAACCTCTAGAGCTAAGGGCCGTGCCTCTGAGGAGGAAGATGCCCAGGCCCAGCACCCTCGCAAGCGCCGCTTCCAACGTTCTAgtcagcagctgcagcagcagctgaaCACATCCACTCAGCAGACTCGGGAGGTCATTCAGCAGACACTGGCCGCCATTGTGGATGCCATAAAGCTGGATGCCATTGAGCCCTACCACAGCGATAGGTCCAACCCATACTTTGAGTACCTTCAGATCAGAAAGAAGATTGAAGAGAAACGCAAGATCCTCTGCTGCATCACTCCACAGGCACCCCAGTGTTATGCTGAATATGTTACCTACACGGGGTCCTACCTCTTGGATGGCAAGCCACTCAGCAAGCTGCACATCCCTGTG ATagcaccccctccctccctggcaGAGCCCCTGAAGGAGCTGTTCAAGCAGCAGGAGGCTGTGCGGGGTAAACTGCGCCTGCAGCACAGCATAGAAAGG gaGAAGCTGATTGTGTCCTGCGAGCAAGAGATCCTTCGGGTTCACTGCCGGGCAGCCAGGACCATTGCCAACCAGGCAGTACCATTCAGTGCATGCACAATGCTGCTAGACTCTGAGGTCTATAACATGCCTCTGGAAAGCCAG GGTGATGAAAACAAGTCTGTGCGAGATCGCTTCAATGCCCGACAATTCATCTCTTGGCTGCAGGATGTAGATGACAAGTATGACCGCATGAAG ACATGTTTGCTGATGCGGCAGCAGCATGAGGCTGCAGCCCTCAATGCTGTGCAAAGGATGGAGTGGCAGCTGAAGGCCCAGGAGCTGGACCCCGCTGGGCACAAGTCCCTGTGTGTAAATGAGGTGCCATCCTTCTACGTGCCCATGGTTGACGTCAATGATGACTTCGTACTATTGCCAGCATGA